Within Effusibacillus lacus, the genomic segment GCTGGGGCGAGAGATCTCGCGGTACCACCCAGTTTCTCTGCATTCTCACGAATTACAGACTCTGTAAGTCGCATCTGACTTGTGTCCTGTATCGGGAACAACCCGTTGTTTCCTAGTCCGGGGCAGCCGTTTCAGAAACAAAGCTCCAAGGTGAGCTTCGAATCAAAGATGATGACCGCCCTCTCACCGAACAGGCGGATCTCTGGCATCAGGGCTTTGATTCTACTTATCCTTGTCATCGCTAAAATATTCAGTTTAAATCCTCCAACAACAAAGCCCCCAAGCAGGCATGCACAGTAGAGGAGTACTGTTCACCCCGGCGGGTTGTCTCCTGCCATGGATGAGACCAGTAGATCAACTGACTGCCAAGACCTGCCGAAGGGCTTTTATCCCTTACGGTGTACACCAAAGATAGACGGATTGGTGTCGGCATCGCTCGGTCCNNNNNNNNNNNNNNNNNNNNNNNNNNNNNNNNNNNNNNNNNNNNNNNNNNNNNNNNNNNNNNNNNNNNNNNNNNNNNNNNAGACTCGTGTTCGACGGAACCCTAGATGCCCTCTTGGACTGAAATAAAATCGTTAAACAGATTATAGTAACCGAATCAATTATCTGTCAACGTACATTTTTTAAATTTTTTTGCTTTTTCTGTAACTCCCAAGAACGCGGACCTGATGTCCGAAAGTGCCAATTACGGAAATCGCTTTTTGCAGATGATCGTGTTGCCAGCCTGCTTCCACATCGATAAAAAATTGGTAGGTTCCTAGTTTTTTCCGGGTCGGTCTGGACTCAAGCCGCGTCAAATTAAGGTTTAGCGCGGCAAACACATTCAATACATGGACGAGAGCACCGGCCCTCTCTTCATTCAGCGTTACCAACAGCATTGACTTGTCTGCGTCCGAAAGCGCTTTCTCTTCTCTCCGCACCACAACAAACCTTGTATGGTTCTCGGAGGCATCTTGCAAATTGGATTGCAAAATCACAAGTCCAAATTTTTTTGCCGCCCAAGAGTTGCCAATAGCCCCCACGTCCTTACGCCCGGAAGCAGCAACTTCCGCTGCGGCCGAAGCTGTGCTGTCCCAGGCTTTGCCCCTCGCTCCCAGTCCTCTTATGAAGTCCCGGCATTGTGCAAGCGCCTGCGGGTGGGACCAGATCTCCCGGATGTCCGACACCAGAGTGCCAACGTTTGCCAGCAGGTTTTGCTCGATAGGGAGAACGACCTCGGCGACGATGAATAGATCGGGGTCTTTTGACAGTCCATCCAATGTCATGGTGACAGAACCTTCGATCGAGTTCTCAATCGGAACCACACCGAAATCAATCTCCTGTTCCTGTACAGCGTCCAGTACGTCCAGGATGGAAGGATACATATGATAATCCACATCTTGCCCTTCAAAGTAACGGAGCGACGCTTCTTCCGAAAAGGTCCCTCGTGGTCCCAAATATCCAACTCGCATTCATAACCATTCCCATCTGAAATATCATTTGAATGTATCTGTTTAATTCACTACTCTAAGGGTTTGTTTGATTGCTTTGACATGCGGCATGTCACTGAGTTCGTTTAGGGCGTCACGCAGCGCCCCTTCACGGGTCTCATGAGTAATCACCACAATTTCAGCTGTTTGGTTGTCGGCCCATTTCTGGAACATGGTTTGGATGCTCACGTCATGCTGGCCAATTTTTCCTGCGATTGCCCCCAATACACCCGCCTGATCGGCCACTTCCATGCGCAGGTAGAAACGGTGATGATTCTCGAGTGAGGATTGAACTTCTTTCTTGTGGTAACAGTCTACCAAAAACTTGCCTCGGGTTCCCGCATGGAAATTGCGTACCGCCTCGACGATATCACCCACCACGGCGCTGGCAGTCGGCATTTGACCGGCCCCCAGCCCAAGGAACATGGCCTGCCCGATGGCGTTCCCGCGGACAAATATCGCATTGTAAGCACCGTTTACCGATGCCAGGGGATGATCCAACGGAACCAGCGCCGGGAAAACCTGTGCCGATATTTTTCCGGTATCTGTTTCCTTTGCGCATCCGATTAACTTGATGGCATATCCAAGTTCTTTGGCATATTCAATGTCCCTTGCCGTAATGGAAGTGATGCCTTCCGTGTCCACATCGGGAAAATTCACCCTCGAATTAAATGCCAGGGAGGCAACAATTGCAATCTTGCGGCCTGCGTCCCAGCCTTCCACGTCAGAAGCCGGATTGGCCTCCGCATACCCCAGATCCTGAGCCTCTTTTAAAGCATCTTCGAATGCCATTCCGGACTGTGTCATGCGAGTGAGAATATAATTGGTGGTCCCGTTGACAATCCCCATCACTTCGTGAATTCTGTTGCCGGCCAGATCTTTGCGGAGCGGCCGGATAATCGGGATCCCTCCGCCTACACTTGCCTCATACAAGAAATCGCACCCATTTCGGGTTGCTTCAAGTGTCAGCTCATCTCCGTGTTCCGCAATCAGGTCCTTGTTGGCAGTTACAACACTTTTCCCGTTGCGGAAAGCAGTCAACAGGAGATCTTTGGTGCCTTCAATCCCCCCCATGACCTCCACCACGATGTCAATGTCCGGGTCGTTAACCACGCTTGCCGCATCTGTTGACAGCAGTTCGGATGGAACTTCCACCAACCGTTCCTTTTCCAGTTCTCTCACCACAATGGATTTGATCAGGATCGGCAAACCGCTGCGCTTCTCCAATTCTTCCTGATTCTCTTTCAGTACCTGGAAGACGCCGGAACCGACTGTTCCCAACCCCAGCATGCCAATGTTAATCTGTTGTTTCATTTCTCCCACTCCCCGTTTGGTTGTCTCTTCTGAAGAGACATAAGTCTCCAATTAGGAGACAGTATATAACAGGTTGCTTTCATTGACAAGGGGTTTTTCTTTAAAAGTTTGCATAACAAAAGGCCTTCGCCGAACAACAGGTGCGCTGATTCTCCAGGGAACGGGTATGGGAGAACAACACATCCGTTAGTAAGGGAAGACCTTTGTTCGCACAGCCGGGAAAATTCGGCTCTCAATCGGGTTTCTTACTCACCTAGTTTTAAGAAACCCTGACCGTGTGCGCAGTGATTAGGTTGTCTTTG encodes:
- the pheA gene encoding prephenate dehydratase, with protein sequence MRVGYLGPRGTFSEEASLRYFEGQDVDYHMYPSILDVLDAVQEQEIDFGVVPIENSIEGSVTMTLDGLSKDPDLFIVAEVVLPIEQNLLANVGTLVSDIREIWSHPQALAQCRDFIRGLGARGKAWDSTASAAAEVAASGRKDVGAIGNSWAAKKFGLVILQSNLQDASENHTRFVVVRREEKALSDADKSMLLVTLNEERAGALVHVLNVFAALNLNLTRLESRPTRKKLGTYQFFIDVEAGWQHDHLQKAISVIGTFGHQVRVLGSYRKSKKI
- a CDS encoding homoserine dehydrogenase; translation: MKQQINIGMLGLGTVGSGVFQVLKENQEELEKRSGLPILIKSIVVRELEKERLVEVPSELLSTDAASVVNDPDIDIVVEVMGGIEGTKDLLLTAFRNGKSVVTANKDLIAEHGDELTLEATRNGCDFLYEASVGGGIPIIRPLRKDLAGNRIHEVMGIVNGTTNYILTRMTQSGMAFEDALKEAQDLGYAEANPASDVEGWDAGRKIAIVASLAFNSRVNFPDVDTEGITSITARDIEYAKELGYAIKLIGCAKETDTGKISAQVFPALVPLDHPLASVNGAYNAIFVRGNAIGQAMFLGLGAGQMPTASAVVGDIVEAVRNFHAGTRGKFLVDCYHKKEVQSSLENHHRFYLRMEVADQAGVLGAIAGKIGQHDVSIQTMFQKWADNQTAEIVVITHETREGALRDALNELSDMPHVKAIKQTLRVVN